From the Misgurnus anguillicaudatus chromosome 17, ASM2758022v2, whole genome shotgun sequence genome, one window contains:
- the rpl8 gene encoding large ribosomal subunit protein uL2: MGRVIRGQRKGAGSVFRAHVKHRKGAAKLRHIDFAERHGYIKGIVKDIIHDPGRGAPLAKVAFRDPYRFKKRTELFIAAEGIHTGQFIYCGKKAQLNIGNVLPVGTMPEGTIVCCLEEKPGDRGKLARASGNYATVISHNPETKKSRVKLPSGAKKVVSSANRAVVGVVAGGGRIDKPILKAGRAYHKYKAKRNCWPRVRGVAMNPVEHPFGGGNHQHIGKPSTIRRDAPAGRKVGLIAARRTGRLRGTKTVQDKEN; the protein is encoded by the exons ATGGGACGTGTGATTAGGGGACAGAGAAAAGGTGCGGGCTCAGTCTTTAGAGCCCACGTCAAGCACAGGAAAGGTGCTGCTAAACTCCGTCACATTGACTTTGCTGAACGCCATGGTTACATCAAGGGAATCGTGAAG GATATTATTCACGATCCAGGCCGTGGGGCTCCTCTGGCTAAAGTCGCTTTCCGTGACCCATACAGGTTTAAGAAGAGGACAGAACTGTTCATTGCAGCTGAGGGGATCCACACCGGCCAGTTCATCTACTGCGGCAAGAAAG CCCAGCTGAACATTGGAAATGTGCTCCCTGTTGGCACCATGCCTGAGGGTACCATCGTGTGCTGTCTGGAGGAGAAGCCTGGAGACAGAGGCAAGCTTGCTCGTGCATCTGGAAACTATGCCACAGTCATCTCCCACAACCCTGAGACCAAAAAGTCCAGAGTCAAGCTTCCATCTGGAGCCAAAAAGGTTGTTTCTTCTGCAAACAGAGCTGTTGTTG GTGTTGTTGCTGGTGGTGGTCGTATTGACAAACCCATCCTGAAGGCAGGACGTGCATACCACAAGTATAAGGCCAAGAGGAACTGCTGGCCTCGTGTCCGTGGTGTGGCTATGAAC CCTGTTGAGCATCCCTTCGGTGGTGGTAACCATCAACATATTGGTAAACCCTCAACAATCAGGAGGGACGCACCCGCTGGACGCAAGGTCGGTCTTATTGCTGCCCGTCGTACTGGCAGACTGCGCGGAACAAAGACCGTCCAGGACAAAGAAAACTAA